The genomic region CGCTCAAGCTCACCCAGTTCGGCATGGGGCTGGACCTGGGCTTCTGCAAGGACAACCTCTTCCGGGTGCTTGACGAGGCCAGGACCTACGACAATTTCGTGCGCATCGACATGGAGGGCACGGGCTACACGGACAAGACCTTGGACCTGCTCCGGCAGGCCAAGGCCTACTACCCGAAGGTCGGCATCGTGATCCAGGCCATGCTGCGCCGCAGCGTAGATGACGTCGCGGAGCTGGTCCAGTCGGGCATCTGCGTGCGCCTATGCAAGGGGGCCTACAAGGAGCCGCCCGAGCTGGCTTTCCCCGACAAGAAGGACGTCAACTCCAACTATGACAAGCTGGCCGGGATGCTCCTCAAAGGCCCGAACCCCGCCTTCGCCACGCATGACGACGACCGCATCGCCGCAGCCGTCTCCGCCGCCGAGAAGGCCGGGTTGCCCAAGCCGAAGTATGAGATCCAGATGCTCTACGGCCTGCGCGCCAGGCGCTGGAAGGAGCTGGCGGCGGCGGGGCATGTGGTGCGCATCTACACGCCTTACGGGACGCACTGGTTCCCTTACTTCTACCGCCGCATCCGGGAGCGCAAGGAGAACCTGCTGTTCGTGCTGCGCAACTTCTTCGAGTGAGGCCGACATGGTCACCGCGAAACTGATGGGATTCCTGGACGAGGAGATCGCCAAGCTCAAGAGCGAGGGCCGCTTCGTCAAGCTGCGCATCCTGGAAGGCCCTCAGGAGCCGGTCTCGGTCATCGACGGCAAGAAGGTGGTGAACCTCACCTCCAACAACTACCTCGACCTGGCCAACCATCCGGCGCTGAAGGCCGCGGCCAAGTCCGCCATCGACAAGTACGGGGTGGGCACCGCCGCGGTCCGGCCGATCATCGGGACCATGGACATCCACATGCAGCTGGAGCGCAAGCTCGCGGAGTTCAAGGGCACCGAGGCGGCCTTGGTCTTCCAATCGGGCTTCACGGTCAACGTCGCCTGCTGCCAGAGCCTGATGTCCGACGAGAAGGACCTGCTGATCTCGGATGAGCTCAACCACGCCTCGATCATCGATGGGGGCAGGCTCTCCAAGGCCGTGCGCAAGATCTATCCGCACAAGGACATGAAGGCCTTGAAGGCCATCCTGGAGTCTGGCGAGGCGCGCGGCGCGCGGCGCAAGATGATCGTGACGGACGGGGTCTTCAGCATGGACGGCGACCTCGCGCCTCTGCCGCAGATCGTGGAGCTGGCCGAGAAGCACGGAGCCTTCGTGATGGTGGACGACGCGCACGCCTCGGGCGTGATGGGCCGCAACGGCCGCGGCACGCCGGACCATTTCGGCCTGACCCAGAGGGTGCAGATCCAGATCGGGACCTTGTCCAAGGCCGTGGCCGCCATCGGCGGCTACGTGGCGGGCTCGAAGTCCCTGCGCGACTATCTGGCCTCGGTGGGGCGGCCTTTCATGTTCTCCAGCTCGCATCCGCCGTCGGTGACGGCGACCTGCATCGCGGCCTTGGACCTGCTGCTGCTGGAGCCTCAGCGCATCGAGAAGCTCTGGAACAACGCCCGCCACTTCAAGGAGGGCTTGAAGAAGCTGGGCTTTGACACGGGGGCCAGCGAGACGCCGATCACGCCGGTCATCGTCGGCGACACGGCCAAGGCGCAGAAGTTCAGCGCCCGGCTCTTCGAGGAGGGGGTCTTCGCCCTCTCCATCTGCTACCCGATCGTGGCCAGGGGCAAGGACCGCCTGCGCACCATCGTGTCCTCGGGGCACACGGAGCGCGACCTGGACTTCGCCTTGGAGAAGTTCGGGAAGGTCGGCAGGGAGCTCGGCCTCATTTAGCCGACGCGAATAATGCTAGAATATCCGACCTTAAAAGACCGAGGTCCTCAAAAAAGCGCCATGCTCAACGCCAGCCTCTCCCTCCTCTTGCTGCTGGGGCTTCCTCCCGGGCAGTGCCAAGCCCCGGCCCGCGAGGCGACGACGTCCCAGAACGATCTGGCCGCCATGCGTATCATCCTGGAAGAGATCGCGGTCGACCCCAATAACCAAAGGGCCCAGTCCCTGCTCAAGGATCTGTGGCAGTCGAACCTCCGCAAGCGCGAGGCGGCCCTGGAGCCGGGGCTGAAGGCCGGCGGCGCGCCGAAGGCTTCCCCGGAGTCCCAGAAGCGGCTGTCCCAGGCCATCGAGGTGCTGGATTCCGTCAAAAAGGAAGGACGGCCCTCGGGCGGGGCATCCCCCGCCGATTCGGGCATGTTCACGGCCCTGGTGCGGGGCGCGGCCGACTCTTACGAGCAAGGCCGTCAGAAGGATGCCATGCTCCTGCTGAGCACCGCGCTTGACCTGTATCCCGCGAAGACCTCCACCCAGGTCCTCAGCGAAGTGGCGACGTCTACCCAGCCCGCGACTCCCGATGCCGCGGAGTCGGCCCGGCAGCTCTTCCGGGCCGGGATCCGCTTCTACCGCGCCGGCGACCTCGCGCAGGCGGCCCAATCCTTCAGGGAGGGCTTGGCCTACGATCCGAGCAACGAATGGATCAAGGAATCCCTCGAAAGGACCATGGACGAGCTGAAGAAGTCTTTCGACAAGTCCATGAAGGATCTGAAACTCAATGCCGCGGTCGCGCCGTCCCGGCCGGCGTCCCAGCCGGCGTCCCAGCCGGCGCCTCAGCCGGCGCCTCAGTCTCCGGAGCCTTCGGCGGCTCGCCACGTGGTCCAGAAGGGGGACACCTTTTGGAACCTCGCGCAAAGATACTATGGGGATCCGCAGAGATGGGAAGTCATCCGGGATGCCAATGGCCAGAACCTGGAGCTGGGCGCCACGGTGCTGATCCCTCCGGTTGCCGCCTCGTCCGGGGCTGTCAAGCGCCAACAGCCTGCCGTCGCGACCGACCGCCCCCGCAGTCACGTCGTGCGCAAGGGGGACAGCCTGACGAGGCTGGCCAAGAAATATTACGGGAATGCCTCGTACTTCCAGTTCATCCTGCGGGCCAATCCGGGGCTCAAGGACGGGGACGATCTGAAATTCGGCAGCACGCTGGTCATCCCCCCGCTTCCCAAGACCTCACCGCGGCAATAAGGGACCGCGCAGCATCCGGAAGACCGGTCCGGCGGATTTGGTATAATCTCTCCGTGCCCGCCCTGCTGGCGCTCGAGGCATCCCTTGAGCGCGTTCGTTCCGGACTGGAAAGCCGCAGCCGCCGCATCTCCGGCCGCGTCGGAGAGGGATTGGCCGAGCAGATGGCCCGGCCCGGCAAGATGCTGCGCGCGCGCTTCTGCCTGCTCTTGGGCGCCGCCCTCGGCGTGGAGACGGCCAAATCCGAAGCCGCGGCCCGGGGCATGGAGTTCGTGCACAACGCCTCGCTGCTGCACGACGACTGCGTGGACCTCGCCCGCTTGCGCCGGGGCCGCCCCACGCCCAACGAGGTCTTCGGCGTCAACGTGGCTTTGCTGCTGGGCGACCTGGCCTTCGCCCAGGGGCTTGAGGAGGTCGTGGACCTCACCCCCCAGTCGGCCAAGCGCATGATCAGCACCGCCCGCGAGATGGCGGTCGGCGAGCTCCAGGAGGAGTTCCTCAAGGGCAGCGTCGGCGTCACGGTGGAAGCCTATCTTGGCGTCATCTCCCGCAAGACCGGCGCCCTTTTCGAGTGGTGCGGCGCCACTTTGGCCGAGCTCTCGCCCCTGCCCCACGCGGACGCGGACCCGCCGCGCTTGGGCAGCGCCGCGGGCATGCTCCTGCAGGTCATAGACGACATCCAGGATTACACTCT from Elusimicrobiota bacterium harbors:
- a CDS encoding proline dehydrogenase family protein codes for the protein MRLLTFMARRFVAGDTLEEAVLQVRRLNSEGIKATLDNLGEECQTREQATGARDEYVKMLGRIAAEKLDCNVSLKLTQFGMGLDLGFCKDNLFRVLDEARTYDNFVRIDMEGTGYTDKTLDLLRQAKAYYPKVGIVIQAMLRRSVDDVAELVQSGICVRLCKGAYKEPPELAFPDKKDVNSNYDKLAGMLLKGPNPAFATHDDDRIAAAVSAAEKAGLPKPKYEIQMLYGLRARRWKELAAAGHVVRIYTPYGTHWFPYFYRRIRERKENLLFVLRNFFE
- a CDS encoding glycine C-acetyltransferase yields the protein MVTAKLMGFLDEEIAKLKSEGRFVKLRILEGPQEPVSVIDGKKVVNLTSNNYLDLANHPALKAAAKSAIDKYGVGTAAVRPIIGTMDIHMQLERKLAEFKGTEAALVFQSGFTVNVACCQSLMSDEKDLLISDELNHASIIDGGRLSKAVRKIYPHKDMKALKAILESGEARGARRKMIVTDGVFSMDGDLAPLPQIVELAEKHGAFVMVDDAHASGVMGRNGRGTPDHFGLTQRVQIQIGTLSKAVAAIGGYVAGSKSLRDYLASVGRPFMFSSSHPPSVTATCIAALDLLLLEPQRIEKLWNNARHFKEGLKKLGFDTGASETPITPVIVGDTAKAQKFSARLFEEGVFALSICYPIVARGKDRLRTIVSSGHTERDLDFALEKFGKVGRELGLI
- a CDS encoding LysM peptidoglycan-binding domain-containing protein, translating into MLNASLSLLLLLGLPPGQCQAPAREATTSQNDLAAMRIILEEIAVDPNNQRAQSLLKDLWQSNLRKREAALEPGLKAGGAPKASPESQKRLSQAIEVLDSVKKEGRPSGGASPADSGMFTALVRGAADSYEQGRQKDAMLLLSTALDLYPAKTSTQVLSEVATSTQPATPDAAESARQLFRAGIRFYRAGDLAQAAQSFREGLAYDPSNEWIKESLERTMDELKKSFDKSMKDLKLNAAVAPSRPASQPASQPAPQPAPQSPEPSAARHVVQKGDTFWNLAQRYYGDPQRWEVIRDANGQNLELGATVLIPPVAASSGAVKRQQPAVATDRPRSHVVRKGDSLTRLAKKYYGNASYFQFILRANPGLKDGDDLKFGSTLVIPPLPKTSPRQ
- a CDS encoding polyprenyl synthetase family protein translates to MPALLALEASLERVRSGLESRSRRISGRVGEGLAEQMARPGKMLRARFCLLLGAALGVETAKSEAAARGMEFVHNASLLHDDCVDLARLRRGRPTPNEVFGVNVALLLGDLAFAQGLEEVVDLTPQSAKRMISTAREMAVGELQEEFLKGSVGVTVEAYLGVISRKTGALFEWCGATLAELSPLPHADADPPRLGSAAGMLLQVIDDIQDYTLTKAASGKEPGRDLCERRLTLPAILALNDPAARPEFLRLWEAGGEGRASVERMASFLESSGHMEAARGRARELVRSIRTWAAALPVKEFSVSFCSFIDAMERREF